In Aminiphilus circumscriptus DSM 16581, the sequence TCCGGGAGTGAGATGAATCGATTGCTCTCCGGGAGGAAAAAGGCGCTTTCGTGTGCTCTGTCTTTTGGTGGGTCGGATGGTGTTTTGGAAGCTTTCGCCAGAGGAGAACTCTTTTGCTCTGATGCTCGGGGACCGAGTACAGGGTACAGCATTTCTTTCCTGTTGCAAGGACGCGTTTTCCCTCTGGGCGTGTCACGGAAAGAGAGACGTTTCTTTATCTTTGGAAGACCCTGAACACGCTTCTCGAAAAATGTTCACAGCGGGTCGAAGAGGCGAAACTCCTCCGCACAGAACCTGTTTCCCGCACCCAGAACGGCAGAAGTGAGGAATGTTGCGGTCTTGCGGGCCTTTTTTTAAGCGCAGTTTCGATTTTTGGAGATCCCCCATGGGCAGGAGAAAGTCTCTCGTCATGGTGAGATTGCACAGAGCCAAGAGCGCGTGCACGGACACCGGTATTTTTGGCGAGACGCTTGTAGCGGACTTTGGGAAATCCGAAGACGCATGTGACGATGGAGAAGACATGTTCGGGCTTTCCGAAACGGACCTTTGAAAGAGGACGGGTTTTCTCTTTCGCTTCTTCGGGGAGCGTTTGTGCTTCGTGGCGCTCTTTTGAGTATGGTCCACGGGCAGGGGGCTGGTCCAGATCGTCTCCTCCACCACGGCACGGTGTTGGCCGTCCTGGGAGAGAACGTTCAGTTGCGGGAAAAGCACCGGATGGAGGAGGCACGAAGATGCGACGCGCAGGAAGACAAGCTGGTTTGGCGAAAAAAGTTGCACAGTTTCGTCCGGTTCATATTCGTTTGCGGCTGGGGTGGGTCAATTCTTCGTGTCGCCTACGGGTCAATTTTTGATATCGCTTGACATCTCTTTACATGGGAGCCGTCAATACCTGTCTTTTGCGGGGCGATTCTCTCGAGTCGAAAGTTCCGCAGGGGATCGCACAAATCTCTTGCCTGAAATGCCCGGAGAAAAGCGACGTCGAAGAAAAGATGCGACGTCAAAAGAACAAAAAAAGTCAAGCCTTTTCAACGCTCTCGTCTGTGAAAATCTTCCCTCAATCGCTTTCGCGTCCAAAGCACCACGTGCCGGAAGTTCTCGGAAAGAATGTCGTGTACGTCGCCTCTGTGAGGATTTCCGCAAGGGGCGTCGATGTCCGAGAGCGTGCGTTTGATGAAACAGTCTCGCTTGCGCAAAAAAAGGGTTTCTCGTATACTCTCATTGTCAACCATAAATAAAAAATAAGTTGACAATGAGGGGCGATTGTGGATGGCACGCACGCGTACAATGGTTCTTGCTTCGCTGTTCGCTGGATTGACGGCTGTGGGAGCACAAATTGTTCTTCCATTTCCGCTCGTTCCGATGACTCTCCAGACGTTTTTCGTGCTTCTTTCGGGAATCCTTCTGGGAGCGAGGGGAGGCGTCCTCGCGCAGACCCTGTACGTTCTTATGGGCCTGCTCGGTCTTCCCGTTTTTGCCGGAGGTTCCGGAGGGCCACAGACGCTTTTTTCTCCCACCTTTGGCTTTCTCGTTGGATTCATCGCGGCAGCCTGGATCGGAGGGCGCATTGTGGAGCTTCCCACGAAGAGCGAGTCTCCCTGGCGGTACATCCTCGCCAGCGCAGTGGCTCTTGTGGTCATCTACGTTTTTGGCGTGGCAGGAGTCTTCCTGAACTTGAACTATCTCGCCGGAAAGCCGATCTCAATGCTCGCGACATTGAAAATCGCCCTTCTGCCCTTTCTTGTTCCGGATCTCCTGAAAGGGACCGTCGTCTCGTTGATCGCGATTCGAGTGGGAACGAGAGTGCGTGAACTTTCGCCGCTCTCTGGAAACATCTAGGTAGGGCCTTCTTTACAGAAAAGCTCCGAGATCGAGGTGTCCGGACTGAAAAAGGGCGTTCCTTCCGTTTGATGACGGAGGGAGCGCCCTTTTTCTCTTTCTGCTCCACCGGTCAGATTGTAGAACGGTGAGGAAGAGGAAGAAGCTTGAGGAGGAACGCGGAGGGGCCTCTCTCGAAAGAGGCGGTTTCCTCGGAGTTCAGCCCAGAAGCGTGCAGAAAAAGAGCGGATAAAGGAATTGACCTATTCTGATCAAAAAAAGAGTTCCTCTCTCCGGGGCTGTCCCGAAAGAAAAGAAAGCTGCCCTGCGGAGAAAGAGCATCGTTTCACGTGAAACACATGGCGTCGCAAAAGTAAAAGAGGAGGGACGTCGGGCTCTCTGCGCGGAGGGGTGAAAGCAGGCGTTGCGTTCGTTGTTGCAGCGAGAGAGACATGCCACAGCGACAGGGGGGCTGGGCCGAATCGCTCCCGGAAGGCCTCGGGCGGTTTCCACGGTACACCGTGGGAACCGAGAGGAAAAGCTGCTCCCGGTGAATCACCTGCGCCGGGGACCAGTGCTTCTTCATTCCCCGGCGCAGGATCTCCAGAACGAAGGGATCGGACAGTTTCAGAGACCTTCGACAGAATTCGCGAACCTTGCCAGAGCGGTCCTGAGCTCGAACTCCACTGTCGTCACGGGCGCCGCCGCCTGCGCGGAATCTCCCGGCGGATGGCGCTCCTGGAACGCCCGATCCGGGAAGCGATCACCTGTGGAGATACTCCGATTCGCAGGCCGATGACGATGATGATCTCGCGCTCGTCTCTGGGAAGATGGTGGTGGCTCATGGCCGGTTTCTCCCGCTAGTTGGCTGTTATGGTGACTCCATCTTAGCGAAGGACTTGTCATGGACCTACTTGTTTTTTTCTCGGGGGAGCTCTCCCTTGGTCCTTGTTGCGTTTGAAGTGTAAATCCGTCAGTGGTAAATCCACCGAGCAAGAACGCCTCACAAAAAAGCCAAGGGAAGCTCTGAATAAAGACCTTTCGCTTTCCCTTGACTCGGGTTGCATCAGGCTCTGCGAGGCACCCTGCGGGGCTGACGCAGCCTTATTCAAAGATTCCAAAAGAGGAAGCGGTGAGGCGTGGGAGTGAAATTTCGGTGTTTCGTCTCCGTTTTTGGGGGGTGTCTCCGGGAGGGGTGTTCCTTTCGTACCGCCTGTTC encodes:
- a CDS encoding biotin transporter BioY — protein: MARTRTMVLASLFAGLTAVGAQIVLPFPLVPMTLQTFFVLLSGILLGARGGVLAQTLYVLMGLLGLPVFAGGSGGPQTLFSPTFGFLVGFIAAAWIGGRIVELPTKSESPWRYILASAVALVVIYVFGVAGVFLNLNYLAGKPISMLATLKIALLPFLVPDLLKGTVVSLIAIRVGTRVRELSPLSGNI
- a CDS encoding helix-turn-helix domain-containing protein; its protein translation is MSHHHLPRDEREIIIVIGLRIGVSPQVIASRIGRSRSAIRREIPRRRRRP